A genome region from Ottowia testudinis includes the following:
- a CDS encoding XdhC family protein yields MENLDTAVLRTLRDWRLAGQQALLVTVVRTWGSSPRPVGSIMALCEDGSVAGSVSGGCIEDDLIARYARPGAADALPHSSAPQFAKYGVSADEAHRFGLPCGGTLELLYEFDPDATSLAELVANLDAGRLMRRQVRLADGHVTLAPADARAELSVDDTQLTNTFGPEYRMLIIGAGQMSEYLATMALFSGFAVTVCDPREEYRGGWSVPGVHLATDMPDDVVTAFKPDKRSCVIALTHDPKLDDLALLEALGSPAFYIGALGSRRNNGARRQRLIEHFGQTEDSLQKLRGPVGIYIGSKTPPEIAVSVMAEVLAVKNGVALPREMDVAHVKSTQGATAGASACVVG; encoded by the coding sequence ATGGAAAACCTCGACACCGCCGTGCTGCGCACGCTGCGCGACTGGCGCCTGGCCGGCCAGCAAGCGCTGCTGGTCACCGTGGTGCGCACCTGGGGCTCGTCGCCGCGGCCCGTGGGCTCGATCATGGCGCTGTGCGAAGACGGTTCGGTGGCCGGCTCGGTGTCCGGCGGCTGCATCGAGGACGACCTGATCGCCCGCTACGCGCGCCCCGGCGCCGCCGACGCGTTGCCCCACAGCAGTGCGCCGCAGTTCGCCAAATACGGCGTCAGCGCCGACGAGGCGCACCGCTTTGGCCTGCCGTGCGGCGGCACGCTGGAACTGCTGTACGAGTTCGACCCCGACGCGACCAGCCTGGCTGAACTGGTCGCCAATTTGGACGCTGGCCGCCTGATGCGCCGCCAGGTGCGGCTGGCCGACGGCCACGTGACGCTGGCGCCCGCCGATGCGCGGGCCGAACTCAGCGTGGACGACACGCAGCTCACCAACACCTTCGGCCCCGAATACCGCATGCTCATCATCGGCGCCGGACAAATGAGCGAATACCTGGCCACCATGGCGCTGTTCAGTGGCTTTGCCGTGACGGTGTGCGACCCGCGCGAGGAGTACCGCGGCGGCTGGTCGGTGCCCGGCGTGCACCTGGCCACCGACATGCCCGACGACGTGGTCACGGCCTTCAAGCCAGACAAGCGCAGCTGCGTCATCGCCCTCACGCACGATCCCAAGCTGGACGATCTGGCGTTGCTGGAGGCGTTGGGCAGCCCGGCCTTCTACATCGGCGCGCTGGGCAGCCGCCGCAACAACGGTGCGCGCCGCCAGCGCCTGATCGAGCACTTCGGCCAGACCGAGGACAGCTTGCAGAAGCTGCGCGGCCCGGTCGGCATCTACATCGGCAGCAAGACCCCGCCCGAAATCGCCGTCAGTGTCATGGCCGAGGTGCTGGCCGTGAAAAACGGCGTCGCGCTGCCGCGCGAGATGGACGTGGCGCACGTCAAGAGCACCCAAGGTGCGACGGCGGGCGCATCGGCTTGTGTGGTGGGGTGA
- a CDS encoding CoxG family protein has protein sequence MDMQGSRQLAVTQQQAWDSLNDPEVLKVCIPGCDSIEATGENAYALTNAIKVGPVSAKFKGNLQLTDISAPDSYTINFDGNGGAAGFGKGSAKVSLTPNAEGCELGYTVNASVGGKIAQVGQRLIDGVAKSMAESFFKRFDEEMNRRYGSPPADDAESPGALKKMWGKLTGGKEEAA, from the coding sequence ATGGACATGCAAGGCAGCCGGCAACTTGCCGTCACCCAGCAACAAGCCTGGGACTCGCTCAACGACCCCGAGGTGCTCAAGGTCTGCATCCCCGGCTGCGACAGCATCGAGGCGACGGGCGAAAACGCCTACGCGCTCACCAACGCCATCAAGGTTGGCCCCGTGTCGGCCAAGTTCAAGGGCAATCTCCAACTAACCGACATCAGCGCGCCCGACAGCTATACGATCAACTTCGACGGCAACGGTGGCGCCGCCGGCTTCGGCAAGGGCAGCGCCAAGGTCAGCCTGACGCCCAACGCAGAAGGCTGTGAACTGGGCTACACGGTCAACGCCAGCGTCGGCGGCAAGATCGCCCAGGTCGGCCAGCGCCTGATCGATGGTGTGGCCAAGTCGATGGCCGAGAGCTTTTTCAAGCGCTTTGACGAGGAAATGAACCGCCGCTACGGCTCGCCGCCTGCCGACGACGCCGAGTCGCCGGGCGCGCTGAAGAAGATGTGGGGGAAGCTGACGGGCGGCAAGGAAGAGGCTGCTTGA
- a CDS encoding vWA domain-containing protein translates to MTTLLGDARTGKLAGNIAAFGRTLRRAGVPVDASRIVLAQQALQCVALDRKPDVAAALEAVLVSREGDRAVFRELFDAFFRDPELANKLLAQMLPRAEGQAEPPRQRPRVREALQPQRAAQLLKPAEPDQEIELDAVMTASDAERLRHADFNQLTASEYRLVDRLVRDIRLPVPEVASRRVRASGRGARVHWSRTLQGAMHTGGEVMALHRLQRRRQPLPLLVLVDVSGSMERYARLLLAFLHAATRQAHGVRVRRDVFAFGTHLTDLKPAFVLQDTDAMLLHASGAIDDFAGGTRLGDSLAALRRQHARRLVGRRTLVLIVSDGLDTGEPQDLARELDWLRRHSRRLLWLNPLMRFDGYAPIARGAAALHRAADGMLAVHNLSGLESLAEAIDLLMKK, encoded by the coding sequence ATGACCACGCTGCTCGGTGACGCCCGCACCGGCAAGCTGGCCGGCAACATCGCCGCTTTTGGCCGTACCCTGCGCCGCGCCGGTGTGCCGGTGGACGCCTCGCGCATCGTGCTGGCGCAGCAGGCGCTGCAATGCGTGGCGCTGGACCGCAAGCCCGACGTGGCCGCCGCGCTCGAAGCCGTGCTGGTCAGCCGCGAGGGTGACCGCGCCGTGTTCCGCGAACTGTTCGACGCTTTCTTCCGCGACCCCGAACTCGCCAACAAGCTGCTGGCCCAGATGCTGCCGCGCGCCGAAGGCCAGGCCGAGCCGCCGCGCCAGCGCCCGCGCGTGCGCGAAGCCCTGCAGCCGCAGCGCGCCGCCCAGTTGCTCAAACCGGCCGAGCCCGATCAGGAAATCGAACTCGACGCCGTCATGACGGCCAGCGATGCCGAGCGCCTGCGCCACGCCGACTTCAACCAGCTCACGGCCAGCGAATACCGGCTGGTCGACCGGCTGGTGCGCGACATCCGCCTGCCGGTGCCCGAGGTCGCCTCGCGCCGCGTGCGCGCATCCGGCCGCGGCGCGCGCGTGCACTGGTCGCGCACGCTGCAGGGCGCCATGCACACCGGTGGCGAAGTGATGGCGCTGCACCGGCTGCAGCGCCGCCGCCAGCCGCTGCCGCTGCTGGTGCTGGTGGATGTGTCCGGCTCCATGGAGCGCTACGCCCGCCTGCTGCTGGCCTTTTTGCACGCCGCCACGCGCCAGGCGCACGGCGTGCGCGTCCGGCGCGACGTGTTCGCCTTCGGCACGCACCTGACCGACCTGAAGCCGGCGTTTGTGCTGCAAGACACCGACGCCATGCTGCTGCACGCCAGCGGCGCCATCGACGACTTTGCCGGCGGCACGCGGCTGGGCGATTCGCTCGCCGCGCTGCGGCGCCAGCATGCGCGCCGGCTGGTTGGGCGGCGCACGCTGGTACTCATCGTGAGCGACGGCCTTGACACCGGCGAGCCGCAGGATCTGGCACGCGAGTTGGATTGGCTCCGGCGCCACAGCCGCCGCCTGTTGTGGCTCAACCCGCTGATGCGCTTCGACGGTTATGCGCCCATCGCGCGCGGCGCCGCCGCGTTGCACCGCGCGGCCGACGGCATGCTGGCGGTGCACAACCTGAGCGGGCTCGAGTCGCTCGCCGAGGCCATCGACTTGCTCATGAAAAAATAG
- a CDS encoding AAA family ATPase, with the protein MSLPSAPLDSIDALTSALQAAGYFADRRLATAAFLALKLQRPLLLEGEPGVGKTELAKALAQALGRELLRLQCYDGLEQREALYEWNYAAQLLHLRAAEGRAPVEDIERAVYQPHYLIRRPLLQALQAPAPGAVLLIDEVDRADEPFEAFLLEYLGEYQVSIPELGTVRAACTPVTILTSNRTRELNDAVKRRCLYHWLDYPERERELAIVRARAPEAPQALADQVARFVQRLRSAPYADHFQRAPGIAESVEWAKALVALDTLHLDPEVVQSTAGVLFKQREDVAALTGELIAAALAPAEADT; encoded by the coding sequence ATGAGTCTTCCCAGCGCCCCGCTCGACAGCATTGATGCGCTCACCTCAGCGCTGCAGGCCGCCGGCTACTTTGCCGATCGTCGTCTGGCGACGGCGGCGTTTCTGGCGCTCAAGCTGCAGCGCCCCTTGCTGCTGGAAGGCGAGCCCGGCGTCGGCAAGACGGAACTGGCCAAGGCGCTGGCGCAGGCCCTGGGGCGCGAACTGCTGCGCCTGCAGTGCTACGACGGGCTGGAGCAGCGCGAGGCGCTGTACGAATGGAATTACGCCGCGCAACTGCTGCATCTACGCGCAGCGGAGGGCAGGGCGCCGGTGGAGGACATCGAGCGCGCCGTCTACCAGCCGCACTACCTGATCCGCCGGCCGCTACTGCAGGCGCTGCAGGCGCCCGCGCCCGGCGCCGTGCTGCTGATCGACGAAGTGGACCGCGCCGACGAGCCGTTTGAAGCCTTCCTGCTCGAATACTTGGGCGAATACCAGGTCAGCATTCCCGAACTGGGCACGGTGCGCGCTGCGTGTACGCCGGTCACCATCCTCACCAGCAACCGCACGCGCGAACTGAACGATGCTGTCAAGCGCCGCTGCCTGTACCACTGGCTGGATTACCCCGAGCGCGAGCGCGAACTTGCCATCGTGCGCGCCCGCGCGCCCGAGGCACCGCAGGCGCTGGCCGACCAGGTCGCCCGCTTCGTGCAGCGCCTGCGCAGCGCGCCGTACGCCGACCACTTCCAGCGCGCGCCCGGCATCGCCGAAAGCGTTGAGTGGGCCAAGGCGCTTGTGGCGCTGGACACGCTGCACCTCGACCCCGAAGTGGTGCAAAGCACCGCGGGCGTGCTGTTCAAGCAGCGCGAGGACGTGGCGGCGCTGACGGGCGAGCTGATCGCGGCGGCGCTGGCGCCTGCGGAGGCTGATACGTGA
- a CDS encoding FAD binding domain-containing protein, with the protein MYAFTFERPTTQADAVALAKAGGKPLAGGQTLLASMKLRLASPEQLVDLSAVKELAGVRTEGDSVVIGAMTRHRDVAHNAAVRAMIPALATLAEGIGDKQVRAMGTIGGSLANNDPAADYPAAVLGLNATVITTEREIAADDYFQGMFATALNDGELITAVRFPKPQRAAYMKFKQPASLFAMIGVFVAQTGQGVRVAVTGGGNGVFRHTRLEEALTRSFTPEAAAGVKTDPSELNGDLHGSAEYRAHLVGVMAQRAVAKALG; encoded by the coding sequence ATGTACGCATTCACCTTTGAACGCCCCACCACGCAGGCCGACGCGGTGGCGCTGGCCAAGGCCGGCGGCAAGCCGCTGGCCGGCGGGCAGACGCTGCTGGCCTCCATGAAGCTGCGCCTGGCATCGCCCGAACAACTGGTGGACCTGAGCGCCGTGAAAGAGCTGGCCGGCGTGCGCACCGAAGGCGATTCAGTCGTCATCGGCGCCATGACGCGGCACCGCGACGTGGCCCACAACGCCGCAGTGCGCGCCATGATCCCCGCGCTGGCCACGCTGGCCGAGGGCATTGGCGACAAGCAAGTGCGGGCCATGGGCACCATTGGCGGCTCGCTGGCCAACAACGACCCGGCGGCCGATTACCCCGCCGCCGTGCTGGGCCTGAATGCCACCGTGATCACCACCGAGCGCGAGATCGCCGCCGACGATTACTTTCAGGGCATGTTCGCCACCGCGCTGAACGATGGCGAACTCATCACCGCCGTGCGCTTTCCCAAGCCGCAGCGCGCCGCCTACATGAAGTTCAAGCAGCCCGCCTCGCTGTTCGCCATGATCGGCGTGTTCGTGGCGCAGACCGGGCAGGGCGTGCGTGTCGCGGTCACGGGCGGGGGCAACGGTGTGTTCCGGCACACCAGGCTGGAAGAGGCGCTGACCCGAAGCTTCACGCCCGAAGCCGCAGCCGGCGTCAAGACCGACCCGAGCGAACTGAACGGCGACCTGCACGGCAGCGCCGAATACCGCGCGCATCTGGTCGGCGTGATGGCGCAGCGGGCGGTGGCGAAGGCGCTGGGCTGA
- a CDS encoding xanthine dehydrogenase family protein molybdopterin-binding subunit produces the protein MGANDFATLPHIGTPLKRKEDERFLTGNGQYTDDIHQANQKYAVFVRSPHAHAAIKSVDIAEASKMPGVVKIFTGKDMEGKMGGLPCGWLINNPDGSPMKEPPHPILAHSKVRYVGDHVAMVVADTQEQAKNAAEAVQVDYDVLAPVIDMRTAKNGPALHDEAPDNHCYKWTLGDKAAVDAAFATAAHVTKLDITNNRLIPNAMEPRAANASYNRATDEYVLYVSNQNPHVERLLMTAFVLQLPEHKVRVIAPDVGGGFGSKIFLYAEDVALTWGAKQLNCAIKWTAERSESFLSDAHGRDHITHAEMAMDSQGKFLAFRVHTDANLGAYLSTFASSVPTILYGTLLAGQYTTPQIYVEVDGWFTSTAPVDAYRGAGRPEATYVVERLVTRCAWEMGLSQDEIRKRNFITQFPYQTPVALQYDTGDYHACMNQAQELADVAGYAARKAATEAKGLKRGIGYSSYIEACGLAPSNVAGALGARAGLFECGEVRVHPTGSVTVFTGSHSHGQGHETTFAQIVAARLGLDPNQVDVVHGDTGRVPFGMGTYGSRSLSVGGTAIMKALDKIEAKAKKIAAHLMEASDADIEFAGGEFTVKGTDKKIPFAQVALTAYVPHNYPLDKLEPGLNETAFYDPTNFTYPAGTYICEVEVDPATGVVRVDRFSAVDDFGVIINPMIVEGQVHGGLVQGIGQALLEHGVYDAETGQLITGSYMDYTMPRAGDFPMFKLGHVCTPCTHNPIGSKGCGEAGAIGSPPAVINAVLDALKPLGVKDLDMPATPHRVWQAIQQAQA, from the coding sequence ATGGGCGCTAATGACTTCGCCACGCTGCCGCACATCGGCACGCCGCTCAAGCGCAAGGAAGACGAGCGCTTTCTGACCGGCAACGGCCAGTACACCGACGACATCCACCAGGCCAACCAGAAATATGCGGTGTTTGTCCGCAGCCCGCATGCGCACGCTGCTATCAAAAGTGTAGATATCGCCGAGGCATCGAAGATGCCCGGCGTGGTGAAAATCTTCACCGGCAAGGACATGGAAGGCAAGATGGGCGGGCTGCCCTGCGGCTGGCTCATCAACAACCCCGATGGCTCGCCGATGAAAGAGCCGCCGCACCCGATCCTGGCACACAGCAAGGTGCGCTACGTGGGCGACCACGTGGCCATGGTGGTGGCCGACACGCAGGAGCAGGCCAAGAACGCCGCCGAAGCCGTGCAGGTCGACTACGACGTGCTGGCCCCCGTGATCGACATGCGCACCGCCAAAAACGGCCCCGCGCTGCACGACGAGGCGCCCGACAACCACTGCTACAAGTGGACGCTGGGCGACAAGGCCGCGGTGGACGCCGCCTTTGCCACCGCCGCGCACGTCACCAAGCTGGACATCACCAACAACCGGCTCATCCCCAACGCCATGGAGCCGCGCGCCGCCAACGCCAGCTACAACCGCGCGACGGACGAATACGTGCTGTACGTGTCCAACCAAAACCCGCACGTTGAGCGCCTGCTGATGACGGCCTTCGTGCTTCAGTTGCCCGAGCACAAGGTGCGCGTGATCGCGCCCGACGTGGGCGGCGGCTTCGGCTCCAAGATCTTTCTGTACGCCGAAGACGTGGCGCTGACCTGGGGCGCCAAGCAGCTCAACTGCGCCATCAAGTGGACGGCCGAGCGCAGCGAATCCTTCCTGTCCGACGCGCACGGGCGCGACCACATCACGCACGCCGAAATGGCGATGGACAGTCAAGGCAAGTTCCTGGCCTTCCGCGTGCACACCGACGCCAACCTGGGTGCGTACCTGTCCACGTTTGCCTCCAGCGTGCCGACCATTCTGTACGGCACGCTGCTGGCGGGGCAGTACACCACGCCGCAGATTTATGTGGAAGTGGACGGCTGGTTCACCAGCACCGCACCGGTCGATGCGTACCGCGGCGCGGGGCGGCCCGAGGCCACGTATGTGGTCGAGCGCCTGGTCACGCGCTGCGCGTGGGAAATGGGCCTGTCGCAAGACGAAATCCGCAAGCGCAACTTCATCACCCAGTTTCCGTACCAGACGCCGGTGGCGCTGCAATACGACACGGGCGACTACCACGCCTGCATGAACCAGGCGCAGGAACTGGCCGACGTGGCCGGCTACGCGGCGCGCAAGGCGGCGACGGAAGCCAAGGGCCTGAAGCGCGGCATTGGCTACAGCAGCTACATCGAAGCCTGCGGGCTGGCGCCCAGCAACGTGGCGGGCGCGCTGGGTGCGCGTGCCGGCCTGTTCGAATGCGGCGAGGTGCGCGTGCACCCCACCGGCAGCGTGACGGTGTTCACCGGCTCACACAGCCACGGCCAGGGCCACGAAACCACCTTTGCGCAAATCGTGGCCGCGCGCCTGGGTCTGGACCCGAACCAGGTCGACGTGGTGCACGGCGACACCGGGCGCGTGCCGTTCGGCATGGGCACCTACGGCAGCCGCAGCCTGAGCGTGGGCGGCACAGCCATCATGAAGGCGCTGGACAAGATCGAGGCCAAGGCCAAGAAAATCGCCGCCCACCTGATGGAAGCCAGCGACGCCGACATCGAATTCGCCGGCGGCGAATTCACCGTCAAAGGCACCGACAAGAAAATCCCATTTGCCCAGGTGGCGCTCACGGCCTACGTGCCGCACAACTACCCGCTCGACAAGCTGGAGCCGGGCCTGAACGAAACCGCGTTCTACGACCCGACCAACTTCACCTATCCGGCCGGCACCTATATCTGCGAGGTGGAGGTCGACCCCGCCACCGGCGTGGTGCGCGTGGACCGCTTCAGCGCGGTGGACGACTTTGGCGTCATCATCAACCCGATGATCGTCGAGGGCCAGGTGCATGGCGGCCTGGTGCAGGGCATTGGCCAGGCGCTGCTGGAGCACGGCGTGTACGACGCCGAAACCGGCCAGCTGATCACCGGAAGCTACATGGACTACACCATGCCGCGCGCGGGCGACTTCCCCATGTTCAAGCTCGGCCACGTGTGCACGCCGTGCACGCACAACCCCATCGGCAGCAAGGGCTGCGGCGAAGCGGGGGCCATCGGCTCGCCGCCGGCCGTCATCAACGCCGTGCTCGACGCGCTCAAACCGCTGGGCGTGAAAGACCTCGACATGCCCGCCACGCCGCACCGCGTGTGGCAAGCCATCCAACAAGCTCAGGCGTAA
- a CDS encoding (2Fe-2S)-binding protein — MKVDLTVNGKPVSADVPDNTLLVELLRETLRLTGTHVGCDTAQCGACTVIASVDGDSRAIKACNVLVGQLQGASITTIEGVAAADGTMHPMQAAFKDCHGLQCGFCTTGMVMSSIDLLQHHPKATEAEIRELLEGNICRCTGYQNIVKAVQQAQTALQGG, encoded by the coding sequence ATGAAAGTCGATCTCACCGTCAACGGCAAGCCGGTCAGCGCCGACGTGCCCGACAACACCCTGCTGGTGGAACTGCTGCGCGAAACCCTGCGCCTGACCGGCACCCACGTGGGTTGCGACACCGCCCAGTGCGGCGCCTGCACCGTGATCGCCAGCGTGGACGGCGACAGCCGCGCCATCAAGGCGTGCAACGTGCTGGTCGGCCAGTTGCAGGGCGCCAGCATCACCACCATCGAAGGCGTGGCCGCCGCCGACGGCACCATGCACCCCATGCAGGCGGCTTTCAAGGACTGCCACGGCCTGCAATGCGGCTTTTGCACCACCGGCATGGTGATGAGCAGCATCGACCTGCTGCAGCACCACCCCAAGGCGACCGAAGCCGAAATCCGCGAGCTGCTCGAAGGCAACATCTGCCGCTGCACCGGCTACCAGAACATCGTCAAGGCGGTGCAACAGGCGCAGACCGCGCTGCAGGGAGGTTGA